One genomic segment of Paenibacillus sp. FSL H8-0332 includes these proteins:
- a CDS encoding 4'-phosphopantetheinyl transferase superfamily protein, producing MAELYYMNIEDPISAEDYQTLLGTCASDKREAIHKFRFEADRKRTLYGEVLARFMIAKKTGVTMKDIEFDKNPYGKPYVKDQNEIFYNISHSGKYVVCGLDTEDIGIDIEEIRDIDLDIAKRFFHAKEYEDIISREIREQVHSLYDFWTLKESYIKFLGVGLSKPLNSFYFMINGESVQLCSQEDHTVYFYRYLLQDNYRLAVCVSTPDHIHMEKISLHDLVAYIKSES from the coding sequence ATGGCAGAACTCTATTATATGAATATCGAAGACCCCATAAGTGCTGAAGATTATCAGACGTTACTGGGCACATGTGCTTCAGACAAAAGGGAAGCCATACACAAATTCAGATTTGAGGCAGATCGAAAAAGAACATTGTACGGGGAAGTGCTGGCCAGATTCATGATCGCGAAGAAAACTGGAGTTACGATGAAAGACATTGAATTTGACAAAAATCCATACGGAAAACCTTATGTAAAGGATCAGAATGAGATATTTTACAATATATCTCATTCTGGAAAGTATGTAGTCTGCGGATTGGATACTGAGGATATTGGAATAGATATTGAAGAAATTCGGGACATTGACTTGGATATTGCTAAACGCTTCTTCCATGCCAAAGAATATGAGGATATCATTTCTCGGGAAATAAGAGAGCAGGTTCATTCGCTGTATGATTTCTGGACGTTAAAAGAAAGTTATATTAAGTTTTTGGGAGTCGGGCTGAGTAAGCCGCTGAACTCATTTTATTTCATGATTAATGGAGAATCCGTACAGCTCTGCTCCCAAGAAGACCATACAGTTTATTTTTACCGTTACTTGCTACAGGATAATTACAGGCTTGCCGTTTGCGTAAGCACACCTGATCATATCCATATGGAAAAAATATCACTTCATGACCTTGTAGCCTATATTAAGAGTGAAAGTTAA
- a CDS encoding FAD-binding protein, which translates to MGSGLAGMTAALKLVEEGAAVTLVSPAYSERAQSVMAMGGINAALNTKQEDDSIDEHFEDTMRGGSDLNDPEAVVNLVHRAPEIIRWLEEIGVNFTRDENGRVDLRNFGGQKKKRTAYAGARTGKQIATAIIAKCRKYEAAGQIKRLTGWRFHSLLIEGQECAGAVLLHENTNALQSLVADAVIMAVGGPNGVFGKTTGSRLNDGYAAGMLLEQGVEFSNLEMIQYHPTTVHTPSKRMLITEAARGVGGRLYVIKEGQPWYFMEEWFPGYGALMPRDVVSQSIYKVCNEMKLGINGSQEVYLDVSHLSPEIIDVQLDEVVSICSKFLKVNPYKEPIPVAPGIHYFMGGIKTDKNHTTNIARLFAAGECSAQYHGANRLGGNSLLGAICGGWVAAESALMVSPMDTAAADKIGEQQLETANQELQHWEKRANTSIKGYFQIKQELSELMYGAMGIYRKERQLLEAKKRLEEMNNDTAQSWYHHHFYEYKTLSANILLARGMVESALARKESRGAHQRIDYSEKNDTQFKKSTNAVFLNNSICIEFN; encoded by the coding sequence ATGGGCAGTGGCCTGGCCGGAATGACGGCAGCGCTGAAGCTTGTGGAAGAAGGAGCAGCTGTTACCTTGGTGTCACCGGCTTATTCAGAGAGAGCACAGTCTGTAATGGCCATGGGCGGAATTAATGCTGCCTTGAATACCAAACAAGAAGATGATTCGATAGATGAGCATTTTGAGGATACCATGCGGGGAGGCAGTGATCTTAATGACCCTGAAGCCGTGGTTAATCTGGTACATAGGGCTCCGGAGATCATCCGCTGGCTTGAAGAAATCGGTGTGAATTTCACCCGGGATGAGAACGGCAGAGTGGATTTACGGAATTTCGGCGGACAAAAAAAGAAACGTACTGCCTACGCCGGTGCGCGTACCGGTAAACAAATTGCCACAGCAATCATAGCTAAATGCCGGAAATATGAAGCTGCTGGCCAAATTAAGCGGCTGACGGGTTGGAGATTCCACTCCCTATTAATAGAGGGTCAGGAATGTGCGGGTGCTGTTCTGTTGCACGAAAACACGAACGCGCTGCAAAGCCTGGTTGCCGATGCTGTGATTATGGCCGTCGGAGGGCCGAATGGCGTTTTCGGAAAAACTACCGGCTCCAGATTAAATGATGGCTATGCCGCGGGAATGCTGCTTGAACAAGGGGTCGAATTTTCGAATCTGGAGATGATTCAATATCATCCTACGACAGTACATACCCCTTCCAAACGTATGCTGATTACGGAGGCTGCACGTGGCGTCGGAGGAAGATTGTACGTCATCAAAGAGGGGCAGCCCTGGTACTTCATGGAGGAGTGGTTTCCGGGATATGGGGCATTAATGCCGCGTGATGTGGTGAGTCAGAGTATCTATAAAGTATGTAATGAGATGAAGCTGGGCATTAACGGGAGCCAGGAGGTTTATTTGGATGTCTCTCATCTGTCCCCGGAAATTATTGATGTACAGTTAGACGAGGTTGTCAGCATCTGTTCGAAATTCTTAAAGGTCAACCCGTATAAGGAACCCATTCCAGTTGCTCCAGGGATTCATTACTTTATGGGGGGAATCAAGACGGATAAGAATCACACAACGAATATAGCGAGACTTTTTGCCGCAGGAGAATGCTCCGCTCAATATCATGGGGCAAACAGACTGGGCGGAAATTCGTTATTAGGCGCGATTTGTGGAGGATGGGTTGCAGCCGAAAGCGCTCTAATGGTCAGCCCAATGGATACTGCTGCCGCAGACAAAATAGGTGAACAGCAGCTGGAGACAGCAAATCAGGAGCTGCAGCATTGGGAGAAGAGGGCGAATACTTCTATAAAAGGCTATTTTCAGATCAAACAAGAATTATCAGAGCTTATGTATGGCGCCATGGGTATATATAGAAAAGAGAGACAGCTGCTTGAAGCCAAAAAAAGGCTGGAGGAAATGAACAACGACACCGCACAGTCATGGTATCATCATCATTTTTATGAATACAAAACATTATCAGCCAATATTTTATTGGCAAGGGGAATGGTCGAGTCGGCATTGGCCAGAAAAGAGAGCCGGGGGGCACATCAGAGAATCGATTATAGTGAAAAAAATGATACACAATTCAAGAAATCTACGAATGCAGTATTTCTGAATAATAGTATCTGCATTGAGTTTAATTAA
- a CDS encoding 2Fe-2S iron-sulfur cluster-binding protein: protein MSIRINIKRQENGAKEAYWQSFEYSGELHVSIGTLINNLNSEMLEKDEGERPIRWDCSCEQGLCGACAMVVNEKPVLSCQLFCDDLVQEHNEITIHPLSKFPVISDLAVDRSQMFEVMKDMKLWLEDPAKVRTASLTLQYEVSQCLMCGSCLEVCPNYSLGELFTGMSSAMSMTNLTLLSEDKAYKKQYTQRVYDGCSKSLACQEVCPMDIPIVEAISKMNRVSVWGMWNMFGKHG from the coding sequence ATGAGTATCAGGATTAATATCAAGCGGCAGGAAAATGGGGCGAAGGAAGCCTACTGGCAGAGCTTTGAATACTCGGGTGAATTACATGTATCCATAGGGACTCTAATTAATAATTTGAATAGTGAAATGCTGGAAAAGGACGAGGGAGAACGGCCCATCCGCTGGGACTGCAGCTGTGAACAGGGACTGTGCGGAGCATGTGCAATGGTGGTTAATGAGAAGCCGGTACTGTCCTGCCAATTATTTTGCGATGATCTGGTACAAGAGCACAATGAAATTACGATTCATCCCCTAAGTAAATTCCCGGTCATAAGCGATTTGGCAGTGGACCGGAGTCAAATGTTTGAAGTGATGAAGGACATGAAGCTATGGCTGGAAGATCCGGCAAAGGTTAGAACCGCCAGTTTAACGCTGCAGTATGAAGTGTCCCAATGTCTGATGTGCGGCAGTTGTCTGGAGGTCTGCCCCAATTACAGCCTGGGTGAGTTATTTACTGGAATGTCCTCCGCGATGTCGATGACTAATCTGACCTTATTAAGTGAGGACAAAGCCTATAAAAAACAATATACCCAAAGAGTATATGATGGCTGTTCCAAATCTCTTGCCTGCCAGGAGGTTTGCCCCATGGACATTCCGATTGTGGAGGCAATCTCCAAAATGAATAGAGTATCGGTCTGGGGAATGTGGAACATGTTTGGGAAACATGGATAA
- a CDS encoding LURP-one-related family protein: MKQLYIKQKIFSIGEKFTVKDEREQDVYYVEGSFMRIPKTFSIMNAGGREVAQITKKVFSFLPKFFVEADGREVLTIKKELSFFKARYSIDSADIEVHGNWWDMDFQVLQRGAVVGEVSKKWFTWGDSYSVQVWNEELEAIIIAIVVAIDCVKSDEASASNQ; encoded by the coding sequence ATGAAACAACTCTACATCAAGCAAAAGATATTCAGCATAGGCGAGAAGTTTACGGTGAAGGATGAACGGGAACAGGATGTGTATTACGTAGAGGGCAGCTTCATGCGGATTCCAAAGACCTTCTCGATTATGAATGCAGGCGGAAGGGAAGTTGCACAGATTACGAAGAAGGTGTTCAGCTTCCTGCCCAAGTTCTTCGTGGAAGCGGATGGCCGTGAGGTGCTCACGATCAAGAAGGAGCTGTCGTTCTTCAAGGCGCGCTATTCCATAGATTCGGCGGATATTGAGGTGCACGGGAACTGGTGGGATATGGATTTCCAGGTTTTGCAACGCGGGGCGGTCGTCGGGGAAGTGAGCAAGAAGTGGTTCACCTGGGGCGACAGCTACAGTGTGCAAGTATGGAATGAGGAGCTGGAGGCGATCATCATCGCGATTGTGGTCGCCATTGACTGTGTGAAGAGTGATGAAGCTTCGGCTTCTAATCAGTAG
- a CDS encoding carboxylesterase family protein gives MLRLVNVENGTVKGLPAADPRITSFKGIPFAAPPVGGNRWRAPQPAEDWEGVLQAHEFAPVSMQVRQELDDNNIYTREWAVEPDIAMSEDCLYLNVWTPAKQADEKLPVYVWYFGGGLQVGHPAEMEFDGERIARRGIVVVTINYRLNIFGFLCHPEITAESPEAPANFGNLDQQAATRWVKRNIAAFGGDPDNITIGGQSAGGGSVMSQLTSRQNEGLFQRAIVESGIFTRLYPGTLLPPMRSDLQEAERDGIEFFKYLGVSTLAEARKLDAVYLRDKAVALGGFWGTVADQKFQVGNPFDLFVQNRRLQVPVMLGHTSSEFFSTPKVQSYEEFKQLAADMFGEDAETFLKLSGARPDAVQEAAERAAVSGIEYAIRIAAQANADTGGETPLYYYNFDAEIPGWDNPGTFHSVDLWFFFETLAKCWRPFVGKHYDLARQMCNYTAHFIRTGDPNGPDSTGEELPRWEPYTPEAPYGMLFADKAEFSKEQPGEIMNFLVQQYFKKAGSPV, from the coding sequence ATGCTTAGATTGGTCAATGTGGAGAACGGTACGGTCAAAGGCTTGCCCGCAGCCGATCCCCGGATTACGAGCTTCAAGGGAATACCGTTCGCAGCTCCGCCTGTAGGCGGGAATCGCTGGCGGGCACCGCAGCCAGCCGAAGACTGGGAAGGTGTACTGCAAGCCCACGAGTTCGCACCGGTCTCCATGCAGGTCAGACAGGAGCTGGATGATAACAATATCTATACCCGTGAATGGGCGGTGGAGCCGGACATTGCGATGAGCGAGGATTGCCTGTATCTGAACGTGTGGACTCCGGCCAAGCAGGCGGACGAGAAGCTCCCCGTCTATGTATGGTATTTCGGCGGCGGGCTGCAGGTGGGCCATCCGGCAGAGATGGAATTCGACGGCGAACGGATTGCCCGCAGAGGTATCGTAGTTGTGACTATTAATTACCGGCTGAATATCTTCGGCTTCCTCTGCCATCCCGAGATTACGGCTGAATCGCCCGAGGCGCCCGCTAACTTCGGCAACCTTGACCAGCAAGCGGCTACCCGCTGGGTGAAGCGTAACATTGCAGCCTTTGGGGGCGACCCGGATAACATTACCATCGGCGGGCAGTCAGCGGGTGGCGGAAGTGTCATGAGCCAGCTTACCTCTCGACAGAACGAAGGCCTGTTTCAGCGGGCGATTGTTGAAAGCGGTATCTTCACCAGGCTGTATCCGGGAACGCTGCTGCCTCCTATGCGCAGTGATCTGCAAGAGGCTGAACGTGATGGTATCGAGTTCTTCAAATATTTGGGGGTATCCACGCTTGCGGAAGCCCGGAAGCTGGATGCGGTCTATCTGCGGGACAAGGCAGTAGCGCTTGGCGGGTTCTGGGGCACCGTTGCCGACCAGAAGTTCCAGGTGGGGAATCCGTTCGATCTGTTCGTGCAGAATAGACGCTTGCAGGTGCCGGTTATGCTCGGCCATACCTCCTCCGAGTTCTTCAGCACTCCGAAGGTGCAGTCCTATGAGGAGTTCAAGCAGCTTGCAGCGGACATGTTCGGGGAGGATGCGGAGACCTTCCTGAAGCTTAGCGGCGCACGGCCGGATGCCGTTCAGGAAGCGGCGGAGCGGGCAGCGGTAAGCGGGATCGAATACGCGATTCGTATTGCCGCGCAGGCGAACGCGGATACCGGAGGAGAAACGCCGCTCTATTACTATAACTTCGATGCCGAGATTCCGGGCTGGGATAATCCGGGCACCTTCCACTCTGTGGATCTGTGGTTCTTCTTCGAGACGCTGGCCAAGTGCTGGCGGCCGTTTGTCGGCAAGCATTACGATCTGGCCCGCCAGATGTGCAATTACACCGCACACTTCATTCGTACCGGTGACCCGAACGGACCGGATTCCACAGGCGAAGAATTGCCGCGCTGGGAGCCGTACACCCCGGAAGCACCTTACGGGATGCTGTTCGCAGACAAGGCTGAATTTTCCAAAGAACAGCCGGGTGAGATCATGAATTTTCTGGTGCAGCAGTATTTTAAGAAGGCTGGTAGCCCGGTCTGA
- a CDS encoding AraC family transcriptional regulator, whose amino-acid sequence MALIHYVECNTTHASNFVVDVPAGAHWLLVITKTPALFWVHGGLKQYPAHSVVLYQPQQKVYYQACAGQFINDWIRFESSEPYVTESPLPLGLPFALSDPDYCQKLLELLASEHHMGGDCKASSIDLLLRALFNKLWESYFQDNITPQYYKLLKLRTLIQTNPGEYWTVSRMADVLEISPGYLQSIYKKNFGLSCMEDVINSRIRMAKEYLIHSTESIAEVAARCGYPNVEHFCRQFKQVTGYTPRNYQRQAKAGASPP is encoded by the coding sequence ATGGCACTTATTCACTATGTCGAGTGCAATACGACACACGCTTCGAATTTCGTTGTAGATGTTCCCGCTGGCGCACACTGGCTCCTGGTTATTACCAAGACACCGGCGCTATTCTGGGTGCATGGCGGACTCAAGCAATACCCTGCCCACAGCGTAGTTCTCTACCAGCCGCAGCAGAAGGTGTATTATCAGGCCTGCGCCGGCCAGTTCATCAATGACTGGATTCGTTTTGAATCCAGTGAACCTTATGTTACCGAATCTCCGCTTCCCTTAGGTCTCCCCTTTGCGCTTAGCGACCCTGACTATTGCCAAAAGCTGCTTGAGCTGCTCGCCAGCGAGCATCATATGGGCGGGGACTGCAAAGCCTCCTCCATCGATCTGCTCCTGCGCGCGCTGTTCAACAAGCTGTGGGAATCCTATTTTCAGGACAATATTACCCCGCAATACTACAAGCTGCTGAAGCTGCGCACGTTAATTCAGACTAACCCGGGAGAATACTGGACCGTCTCCAGAATGGCCGATGTGCTTGAGATCAGTCCAGGCTATCTCCAGAGTATCTACAAAAAAAACTTCGGACTCTCCTGCATGGAGGATGTCATCAACAGCCGGATTCGCATGGCCAAGGAGTACCTGATCCACAGCACCGAGAGCATCGCCGAGGTCGCTGCAAGGTGCGGCTATCCGAATGTGGAGCATTTCTGCCGGCAATTCAAGCAGGTGACCGGGTACACACCACGAAATTACCAGCGACAGGCCAAGGCCGGGGCTTCGCCGCCGTGA
- a CDS encoding helix-turn-helix domain-containing protein translates to MGNFIQPDDHNVNRPNGVRDFSLHYIASGSGFIEIEDRTFTLGAGDAFLHFPNDRMRYYCSESDPWNIFWIQFNGSALPAYFLDNRYSGSSIWTLKNASLLQSAFEDLFHELEHYNFLRPSRISTLTYSVIIEFVSNSLPYSSYRSTNHLDKITALLPEMQKKAHLPFELEWWASKAGLTPNYFCSLFKKATKMTPVSYITKCRIQTSKQLLLGNPSMSIKEVAIVSGYPGISYFNKKFMESEGITPGEFREIH, encoded by the coding sequence TTGGGTAACTTCATCCAGCCGGACGACCATAACGTGAACCGGCCGAATGGTGTCAGAGATTTCAGTTTGCATTATATCGCCAGTGGAAGTGGGTTCATTGAAATAGAGGATAGAACCTTCACATTAGGCGCAGGAGATGCTTTTCTCCATTTTCCGAACGACCGTATGCGTTACTACTGCTCGGAGTCGGACCCGTGGAATATCTTCTGGATTCAGTTTAATGGCAGTGCACTCCCGGCTTACTTTCTGGATAACCGGTATTCCGGTTCTTCGATCTGGACGTTGAAGAATGCTTCTCTGCTACAATCGGCTTTCGAGGATTTATTTCATGAGCTTGAACACTATAATTTCCTCCGCCCCTCCCGGATCTCCACCTTAACCTATAGTGTGATCATTGAATTTGTAAGCAATTCGCTTCCATATTCATCCTACCGCAGCACCAATCACCTGGACAAAATAACCGCGCTATTGCCCGAAATGCAAAAAAAAGCCCACCTTCCCTTTGAGCTGGAATGGTGGGCAAGCAAAGCAGGACTGACACCGAATTACTTCTGCAGTCTATTTAAAAAAGCAACGAAAATGACACCGGTCTCTTATATCACCAAATGCCGGATTCAAACAAGCAAGCAATTATTGCTGGGCAACCCCTCTATGTCCATTAAAGAGGTTGCCATCGTCTCCGGGTATCCGGGAATCAGCTACTTCAACAAAAAATTCATGGAATCCGAAGGAATTACGCCAGGTGAATTCCGCGAGATTCATTAG
- a CDS encoding ABC transporter permease subunit has product MQLESNVTGPLTNRDQIWKRFKKQRVLHLFVALGMIFLVIFSYTPMFGILMAFKDYSISDGIKGIFTSDWVGLRYFDEFVHDYQFGKIVRNTLVLSFLKVIFAFPAPIILAILLNEVKSMPFKRFVQTISYLPHFISWVVVVGVSYAFLSADIGLVNRALLEAGFIDQPLNILTSPNYFWGLAVGSAVWKEMGWWTIIFLAAITGINPSLYEAAEIDGAGRLARIRHITLPGMKGTIVVVLVLTIGSILGGGLVGSNFEQAYLLGNSINNPTSEIVQTYAFKVGLSDGRFSYASAIDLIQSVISVILIFSSNFIAKRVSGSSLF; this is encoded by the coding sequence ATGCAGCTTGAAAGCAACGTAACCGGTCCGCTGACCAACCGGGACCAAATATGGAAGCGGTTCAAAAAACAAAGGGTGCTCCATTTATTTGTCGCGCTGGGCATGATATTTCTGGTCATTTTTTCCTATACGCCGATGTTCGGTATTCTGATGGCGTTTAAAGACTACAGCATTTCAGACGGTATCAAGGGCATTTTTACCAGTGATTGGGTGGGACTAAGGTATTTCGATGAATTTGTACATGATTATCAATTCGGCAAGATCGTCAGGAATACACTTGTGCTCAGTTTCTTAAAGGTGATTTTCGCTTTTCCAGCCCCTATTATACTGGCCATTCTGCTGAACGAAGTGAAGAGTATGCCGTTCAAGCGGTTTGTCCAGACGATCAGCTATTTGCCCCATTTTATTTCATGGGTTGTGGTTGTGGGGGTCTCCTATGCGTTCCTGTCCGCAGACATCGGTCTTGTGAATAGAGCGCTGCTGGAAGCGGGGTTCATCGACCAGCCGCTTAATATTCTGACGAGTCCCAATTATTTCTGGGGCTTGGCTGTGGGGAGTGCTGTGTGGAAAGAGATGGGCTGGTGGACGATTATTTTTCTGGCGGCTATTACAGGCATCAATCCTTCTCTCTATGAAGCCGCAGAGATTGACGGGGCAGGAAGGCTGGCCCGTATCCGCCATATCACACTGCCGGGAATGAAGGGGACCATCGTTGTCGTGCTGGTTCTGACCATCGGCAGCATTCTTGGAGGCGGGCTGGTAGGCTCTAACTTTGAGCAAGCTTATCTGCTGGGGAACAGTATCAATAATCCTACATCGGAGATTGTGCAGACCTATGCGTTTAAGGTGGGGTTAAGCGACGGACGATTCTCTTATGCAAGTGCGATTGATTTAATCCAGTCTGTAATCTCGGTTATATTGATTTTTTCCAGCAATTTCATTGCGAAGCGAGTCTCTGGCTCAAGTCTATTCTAG
- a CDS encoding carbohydrate ABC transporter permease has translation MKAFLVTVARTVSGTALGLLLTSLVAYALSHRDLLFSKFYFTLIIFAMYFSGGLIPYYVVLRSLGLLNSFGVYIVPSMLNTFFLLIAISFFREIPGELKESAHMDGAGEFVIYFRIILPVSMPLLATMALFMGVGQWNSWLDSAYFVQSENLRTLTFRMMEVINQSNAPMDSVAVANRPGGGVTSFSLQVTSMVVSILPIICVYPFLQKYFVHGIMLGSVKG, from the coding sequence ATGAAGGCATTTCTGGTTACTGTGGCCCGGACAGTATCGGGTACTGCGCTCGGACTGCTGCTCACCAGTCTGGTAGCATACGCGCTGTCTCACCGGGATCTGTTGTTCAGTAAATTCTATTTCACCTTGATTATATTTGCGATGTACTTCTCCGGCGGTCTGATTCCGTATTACGTGGTGCTTCGCTCGTTAGGCTTGCTGAATTCGTTCGGCGTGTACATTGTACCCTCTATGCTGAACACCTTTTTCCTGCTCATCGCCATCTCGTTCTTCCGGGAAATTCCCGGAGAATTGAAGGAATCCGCCCACATGGACGGCGCAGGGGAATTCGTTATTTACTTCCGGATCATCCTGCCGGTCTCAATGCCGCTGCTGGCTACAATGGCGCTGTTCATGGGTGTGGGCCAGTGGAACTCCTGGCTGGATTCCGCTTATTTCGTACAATCCGAGAATCTGAGGACGCTTACCTTCCGCATGATGGAAGTCATCAATCAGAGCAACGCCCCAATGGATTCGGTGGCTGTGGCCAACCGGCCTGGCGGCGGAGTTACCAGCTTTTCCTTGCAGGTCACCTCGATGGTCGTCTCCATCTTGCCGATCATCTGCGTGTATCCGTTCCTGCAGAAGTATTTTGTACACGGGATCATGCTCGGCTCTGTGAAAGGCTGA
- a CDS encoding glycoside hydrolase family 2 TIM barrel-domain containing protein — protein MLRENLDRNWEFEHGKPFHIHRKGDEQPRIVHLPHDFTIETDTWADAPGGRATGYYGGGIGTYTKMLDIPEEAQGQRVVVEFDGAYMNTTVVLNGHTVAQHHYGYTPFHADLTPYIKPGQANRLAVTVNNAAQPNSRWYTGSGLYRHVDLLTSSKLHIVPWGIYAHTSHIVNGTAFVIVETTVENHSDTPASVWVDLKLEKEAVGGEAGSGRVQVYVPAAQKAVGRVTVAVEHAELWDIDSPNLYRITASLNGSDKHYDSDSTLFGIRTLTVDVKNGLMLNGRTVKLKGGCVHHDHGILGAASYRDSEYRKMKLHKDNGYNAIRCAHNPPSRDMLDACDRLGLLVMNEAFDMWTMDKNPHDYSLYFEENWKSDIEAFIVRDRNHPSIIMWSTGNEVNERGGLSRGYEWAARLAAWVRELDPTRPVTNAVCTFFSGLEDEDQQRFYDDLKNPPKESAGFVNFDTEFGKQVWDGYTEAFCAPLDIVGYNYLIHQFDAAAHKYPDRVICSTESIARDMDKYWEGVERHPYIIGDFNWTSFDYIGEAGLGKTIYTEPDQADEQRKKLPESPYPWRLSYDADFDLCGFARPQLAYRRIVWGSDETFIASHHPQNYGKTELMSGWGWTECEHAWSWSGYEGEPVTVEVYSAAEEVELILNGKSLGRQPAGKVNRFKARFVLTYMPGILEAVSYTQGSKGSSDVLHSTGEPAGIRIVPETEELASDGQSLCYAVVEIIDAAGNCVPEASLVATTRVEGAATLAAFGTGRPQTTENYTTGHFTSFKGRLLAVVRAGYEPGISTLTVSADGLEPVSLIIPVK, from the coding sequence TTGCTTAGAGAAAATCTGGACCGAAACTGGGAGTTTGAACACGGGAAACCGTTCCACATTCATCGCAAGGGAGATGAACAACCACGGATCGTTCATCTGCCACATGACTTTACGATTGAAACGGACACCTGGGCGGATGCGCCCGGAGGGAGAGCCACAGGCTATTACGGCGGAGGCATAGGAACTTACACCAAGATGCTGGACATACCGGAAGAGGCGCAGGGACAACGGGTCGTGGTCGAATTCGACGGCGCTTATATGAACACCACTGTGGTGCTTAACGGACATACTGTAGCCCAGCATCATTACGGATATACGCCATTTCATGCTGATCTCACTCCCTATATCAAGCCGGGCCAGGCAAACCGGCTCGCGGTTACGGTGAATAACGCCGCACAGCCTAACTCCCGCTGGTATACGGGTTCAGGCCTGTACCGTCATGTGGATCTGCTGACCAGTTCTAAGCTGCATATCGTTCCTTGGGGAATATACGCCCATACCTCGCATATCGTCAACGGCACAGCCTTTGTTATTGTGGAGACCACGGTAGAGAATCATTCGGATACCCCTGCCAGTGTGTGGGTAGACCTTAAGCTGGAGAAGGAAGCCGTAGGAGGTGAGGCGGGAAGCGGCAGAGTGCAAGTCTATGTACCGGCAGCGCAGAAGGCCGTTGGCAGGGTAACAGTCGCTGTTGAACATGCCGAGTTATGGGATATTGATTCCCCGAATCTGTACCGGATTACCGCATCTCTGAATGGAAGCGATAAGCACTATGACAGCGATAGCACACTATTCGGCATCCGTACACTCACCGTAGATGTGAAGAATGGTCTAATGCTGAACGGACGCACTGTGAAACTGAAAGGCGGCTGTGTGCACCATGATCACGGGATTCTCGGAGCCGCTTCCTACAGGGACAGCGAATACCGCAAAATGAAGCTGCATAAGGACAACGGGTATAATGCCATTCGCTGCGCCCATAATCCGCCGTCAAGGGATATGCTGGATGCCTGTGACCGGCTGGGCCTGCTCGTTATGAATGAAGCCTTCGATATGTGGACGATGGACAAGAACCCGCATGATTACAGCTTATATTTTGAGGAGAACTGGAAGTCTGACATAGAGGCCTTTATTGTTCGGGACCGCAATCATCCCAGTATTATCATGTGGTCCACAGGCAATGAAGTCAACGAGCGCGGGGGGTTATCCCGCGGATATGAATGGGCTGCCCGACTGGCGGCATGGGTAAGGGAGCTGGACCCGACCCGTCCGGTTACCAACGCGGTATGCACCTTCTTCAGCGGGCTGGAGGATGAGGATCAGCAGCGGTTTTATGATGATCTCAAGAATCCGCCCAAGGAGTCGGCAGGCTTCGTCAACTTTGACACGGAGTTCGGCAAGCAGGTGTGGGATGGCTATACGGAAGCCTTCTGCGCTCCGCTGGATATTGTCGGCTACAATTATCTGATTCATCAATTCGATGCCGCTGCCCACAAATACCCTGACCGGGTGATCTGCTCAACCGAGAGTATAGCCAGAGATATGGATAAATATTGGGAAGGCGTGGAGCGTCATCCTTATATAATAGGCGATTTCAACTGGACCAGCTTCGATTATATCGGGGAAGCGGGCCTTGGCAAAACGATCTATACGGAACCGGACCAGGCGGATGAACAACGGAAAAAATTGCCTGAGTCCCCGTATCCATGGCGTCTGTCTTATGACGCGGATTTCGATCTGTGCGGCTTCGCCCGCCCCCAGCTTGCTTATCGGCGGATTGTCTGGGGCTCTGACGAAACCTTTATTGCCTCCCATCATCCCCAAAACTACGGCAAAACAGAGCTGATGAGCGGATGGGGCTGGACGGAATGCGAGCACGCCTGGAGCTGGAGCGGGTACGAAGGCGAACCTGTTACTGTCGAAGTCTACTCGGCGGCCGAGGAAGTTGAATTGATTCTGAATGGTAAAAGCTTGGGCAGACAACCCGCAGGCAAGGTTAACCGTTTCAAGGCACGGTTTGTTCTTACCTATATGCCGGGCATCTTGGAGGCTGTGAGTTATACCCAAGGCAGCAAAGGTTCGAGCGATGTGCTTCATTCCACGGGAGAACCTGCGGGAATCCGGATTGTTCCGGAGACAGAAGAGCTTGCTTCAGATGGACAATCGCTCTGTTACGCGGTTGTTGAAATAATAGACGCAGCCGGTAATTGTGTGCCGGAGGCCTCGCTTGTGGCGACTACCCGGGTAGAAGGTGCGGCTACGCTGGCTGCCTTCGGCACCGGCAGACCGCAGACAACTGAGAATTATACGACAGGCCACTTCACTTCCTTCAAAGGCAGACTGCTGGCCGTTGTCCGTGCAGGATATGAGCCAGGAATCTCCACGCTCACAGTCAGCGCTGACGGACTGGAGCCGGTAAGTCTGATTATTCCTGTTAAATAA